Proteins co-encoded in one Chitinivibrionales bacterium genomic window:
- a CDS encoding MBOAT family protein, which produces MVFSSHYFLFYFLPLFLLVYYVLVYSRLNISWVNLWITLASYFFYGWFEPWFVVLMWISTIVDYACGRAIATPEKVDPRRMSSQDAKDEFGAVNIFYPFFLGVGWFYNLMVKNDERRAKLIKNTALVVSMIVNLGLLGFFKYYMFVMNGVNKLAMIFGADSNLFHIMSITLPIGISFYTFQTMSYTIDVWRGDAPPVKDMRTFSCFVALFPQLIAGPIIRYNTVAEQLATRRHTLHRFASGLAIFTAGFAKKILLANPAGMMADMAFQSDAPGVLGSWLGALGYHFQIYFDFCGYSDMAVGLGRMVGFEFIKNFNAPYRALSISDFWNRWHISLSTWIRDYLYIGLGGNRKGLRRTYYNLAIAMFLCGVWHGAKMTFIIWGVLHGALLIWERTMGRKPIYDKLPLIPKIVITNIIIIFTWVAFRASSMDQAFHYWGSMLGFVKAAPAAALLQTEMLRANHMVELLLCGFFVWQPIQAHEWTSRLAPAKYVALAALLIFAAISMFTQSFNPFLYFQF; this is translated from the coding sequence ATGGTTTTCTCGTCGCACTACTTTCTTTTTTATTTTCTTCCCCTATTTCTTCTCGTATACTACGTACTTGTGTATTCCCGGCTCAATATCAGCTGGGTGAATTTATGGATAACTCTGGCCAGTTACTTCTTCTATGGATGGTTCGAGCCCTGGTTTGTGGTCCTCATGTGGATTTCAACGATTGTGGACTATGCGTGCGGGAGGGCCATTGCGACGCCCGAGAAGGTCGATCCGCGACGGATGTCATCACAGGATGCCAAAGACGAATTCGGCGCGGTCAATATCTTCTATCCTTTTTTCCTCGGGGTCGGCTGGTTCTATAATCTGATGGTAAAAAATGATGAGCGGCGGGCGAAACTGATTAAAAATACCGCGCTCGTCGTTTCCATGATTGTCAATCTTGGTCTTCTGGGCTTTTTCAAGTATTATATGTTTGTCATGAACGGGGTCAACAAGCTTGCAATGATATTCGGTGCCGACTCCAATCTCTTTCATATAATGAGTATTACCTTGCCGATTGGTATCTCATTTTATACCTTCCAGACCATGAGTTACACGATCGATGTGTGGCGCGGTGATGCACCACCGGTAAAAGACATGCGGACATTCTCGTGCTTTGTTGCGCTGTTCCCCCAGCTCATTGCCGGACCGATTATTCGTTATAATACGGTCGCAGAACAGCTCGCAACCCGTCGGCACACGCTTCACCGCTTTGCGAGTGGCCTTGCTATCTTCACTGCCGGTTTTGCCAAAAAAATTCTTCTTGCCAACCCGGCCGGAATGATGGCCGATATGGCCTTTCAGTCCGATGCTCCGGGTGTACTCGGGTCCTGGCTGGGCGCGTTGGGATATCATTTTCAGATCTATTTTGATTTTTGCGGTTATTCCGACATGGCGGTCGGACTGGGTCGTATGGTGGGCTTTGAGTTTATTAAAAACTTTAACGCCCCTTATCGTGCGCTGAGTATATCCGATTTCTGGAACCGCTGGCATATTTCACTTTCTACCTGGATTCGAGACTATCTCTACATTGGTTTGGGCGGAAACCGCAAGGGACTGCGCCGGACCTACTATAATCTCGCCATTGCCATGTTTCTCTGTGGTGTGTGGCACGGCGCAAAAATGACTTTCATTATCTGGGGGGTGCTCCATGGGGCGTTACTCATCTGGGAAAGGACCATGGGCCGAAAGCCGATTTACGACAAGTTACCCCTTATTCCGAAAATCGTGATAACCAATATTATCATCATATTTACATGGGTTGCATTCAGAGCTTCATCGATGGACCAGGCGTTCCATTACTGGGGCTCCATGTTGGGATTTGTGAAAGCCGCACCGGCCGCGGCATTACTCCAGACAGAAATGCTGCGTGCAAACCATATGGTCGAACTGCTGCTCTGCGGATTTTTTGTCTGGCAGCCGATTCAGGCCCATGAATGGACTTCACGACTGGCTCCAGCCAAATATGTCGCTCTGGCTGCTCTGCTTATTTTTGCTGCCATATCGATGTTTACCCAATCATTTAACCCCTTTCTCTATTTCCAGTTCTAA